The Arthrobacter sp. OAP107 DNA segment GGCGGCGGCGTGTTCGCCAACTCGATTGTTTCGTCGCGGCTGCTCGCCCGCATCGCCACAGCGGCAGGGTATGCGCATGAGGAGACGCTCACCGGGTTCAAGTGGATTTCCCGGGTGCCGGGCCTCGTCTACGGCTATGAGGAGGCGCTGGGCTATTGCGTTGCGCCGGACCTGGTCCGTGACAAGGACGGGCTGTCCGCCGCGGTGCTGATCGCGGAACTCGCGGCCGCCGCCAAGGCGGAGGGCAAGACGATCTTCGACACCCTGGACGAGCTGTACCTGGTCCACGGGCTCCACGCGAGTGACCAGCTGAACATCCGCGTGGGTGACCTCGGCCTGCTGGACGCCATGATGAACCGGCTGCGCGTGAACCCGCCCGAATCATTTGGCGGCTCTGCCGTGGAGTCATTCGTGGACCTGGCCGAAGGCAGCGGGCAACTGCCTCCGACCGACGGGCTCCTCTACGTGACCCGCGACCTCAGCCGCGTGATTATCCGGCCGAGCGGCACGGAGCCCAAGCTTAAGTGCTACCTCGAGGTCATCCAAAGCGTCGGCTCGGCCGCTGAACTGCCCGAAGCCCGGCTGGCGGCCAGGGCCGCGCTGGACCGGGTGCTCACCGACGTGCGCGAGGCGCTGGGGCTGTAAAGCCCTAGAGCTCGACCTCGATGAAGCCATCCACGATGCGGGTGGCGTACGCTGCCAGGCGCAGGTCCGCGTTGCCGAAGCACTCGCCGGTCTCGAGGTCGTAGACCTCCTTGTGCAGCGGCGAGGCGATGGTGGGGCGCGTGCCGCGTGATCCGAGGATGCCGCGTGCCATGACGAAGGCGCCGGTGGCCGGGTCCTCCTGGGCTACGGCGAAAACCTCACCGGGTGCGGTGCGGAACAGGGCCACCTGCCGGCCGGCCACGAGTGCCGCTTCGCCCCAGGCGAGTTCCAGGTCCTCCACCGCGCAGACGCGGTGCCAGCCTGCTGCATATCCGGTGGCGAGATCCTCAAGTTCCAGTGTTGCCGTCATGTCCGGCTCCTCTCCCTTTTGCGTGCTTTCCGGCGGCGGGCCGGTCTGTGAGGCCGAGTAATTCCGCCTGTTTTGCCGCCGCTGCGGCCGTATACCAAAGCTAGGCTTCAGGTGTTTCGACGGGGTGCAGTCAATGTGTCAAGAACGTAAAAGACACCTCACACGGCCCGAAACAATGCCGTGATGCAGAAGTTAAGTTCACGAAACAAACGGGAAACTGAAGCGAAACTGCGCCTCCCTAGTCTGGATGGACAAGCTGCAGAGCACCGTCTGCGGCCCAGCGAAAGGCCCACAGTGACCGAACAGACTTCAACCTCATCGACTCCGCGCCGCATCGTGGTCGCCGGCGGCGGCCCTGCAGCCCACCGTTTTGCGGACGCAATGCATGCCCGTGGCCTCGATGGCTGGCATGTCACGGTCCTCACTGAGGAAGCCCACCTCCCCTACGACCGCGTCGCGCTCTCCAAGGCCCTCACCGACATGGACTACGACCTCACCCTGGGTGAGGCCGCCATGTGGGACCACGCCAACGTGGAGCTGAAGACCGGCGAGCGCGTAGTCAAGATCAATGCCGGAGCCAAGACGGTGGAAACCGCTGCCGGCAACACCTATGAATACGACGAACTGGTAGTCGCGACCGGTTCGAATGCAGCCCGCCTGCCAATCCCCGGCGCCGAGCTAACGCACGTGTACCGCACGCTTGAAGACGTCTGGGCCATTAACAAGGCCATCGCCGAGCTCACGGAAAAGCTCGGCCGCAAGGTCAACGCCGTCACCATCGGTGGCGGCCTCCTCGGCCTCGAGTCCGCGGCCGGCACGGAGCAGCTCGGAGCCAACCCGATCGTCATTGACGGTTCGCAGTGGCTGATGGCCACGCAGCTCGACGAAGGAGCGGGCCAGGCAATGGGCCGGCTCATCAAGGCCAAGGGGTTTGAAGTCCACGGCGGCGTTTTCCCATCCGAAGTCCTCTCCGACGGCGAGGGCCAGGTCACGGGCGTCCTCATGGCCGACGGCCGCATCATCGAAGCCGACATGGTGATCGTCGCCATCGGCGTCCGGCCCCGCGACGAACTCTTCCGCGCTGCCGAGGGCGAGGAGCAGTTGTTCAGCCTCGGCCAGCGCGGCGGCGTGGTCATCAACGACTACTGCGCCACCGAAGTGCCGGGCATCTGGGCCATTGGTGAGGTAGCCAACTTCGGCGGCATGTGCCTGGGCCTGGTGGCGCCCGCCAACACCATGGCAGAGATCGTGGCCGACCGCCTGCACGGCGGGGATGCTACCTTCCCCGGCTTCGACACCGCCACCAAGCTCAAGCTGTCCGGCGTGGATGTAGCCAGCTTCGGCGACGCCTTCGCAAAGACCGAACACGCCCTCGAAATCGTCTACGCCGACCCCGCCCGCGGCGTCTACCAGAAGATTGTCACCACGGACGACGCCAAGACCCTCCTGGGCGGCATCTTCGTGGGCGACGCCTCGCCGTACATGAGCCTTCGCCCGCTGCTGGGGCGCGAACTTCCCGCCGAACCCGGTGCGTTCCTCAGCGCTGCCGGCGGCGGCGACGCCCCCGAAACCGAACTGCCGGACGACGCCACCCTGTGCTCCTGCAACAACGTCACCGCAGGCTCCATCCGCGACGCCATCAACGGCTGCGGCGCCTGCGAAGGCAACGCCCCCGTCCAGGAACTCGGCGAACTCAAGGGCTGCACCCGAGCCGGAACCCAGTGCGGTTCCTGCGTGCCGATGCTGAAGAAGCTGCTGGAAACCGAACTGACCAAGTCCGGCGTCGAGGTTTCCAAGGCCCTGTGCGAGCACATCGAGCTGTCCCGCCAGGAACTGTTCGACGCCATCCGCGTCCTGGAACTGACCTCCTTCGAAGAGATCATGGCCAAGTACGGCACCGGCGCAGGCTGCGACATCTGCAAGCCGACCATCGCCAACATCCTGGCCAGCCAGAACAGCAACTACGTCCTGGACGCCGGCCGCGGCACCCTGCAGGACACCAACGACCGCGCCCTGGCCAACATGCAGAAGGACGGCACCTACTCGGTGGTCCCCCGGATCGCCGGCGGTGAGATCACCCCGAAGAAGCTCGGCGTCATCGCCGCCGTCGCCGAAAAGTACAACCTGTACACCAAGATCACCGGCGGCCAGCGCATCGACATGTTCGGTGCCCGGCTGGAGCAGCTGCCCGAAATCTGGAAGGAACTGGTGGACGCCGGTTTTGAGTCCGGCCAGGCCTACGGCAAGAGCCTGCGCACGGTGAAGTCCTGCGTCGGGTCAACCTGGTGCCGCTTCGGTGTCCAGGACTCGGTGGCCATGGCCATCCAGCTTGAGCTCCGCTACCGCGGCCTCCGCAGCCCGCACAAGCTCAAGATGGGCGTCTCCGGCTGCGCCCGCGAGTGTGCCGAGGCCCGCGGCAAGGACGTCGGCGTGATCGCCACCGCCGACGGCTGGAACCTGTACGTCGGCGGCAACGGCGGTGCCACCCCGGCCCACGCCCAGCTCCTCGCCAAGGACCTGGATGACGAGACCCTGATCAAGTACATCGACCGCTACTTCATGTACTACATCCGCACCGCCGACCGCCTGCAGCGCACCGCGCGCTGGCAGGAGGAGCTCGACGGCGGCATCAAGCACGTCGAGGACGTGGTGGTCAAGGACACCCTGGGCATCGCCGAGGAGCTCGAGGCGGCCATGGCCAAGCACGTCGACACCTACGTCGACGAGTGGGCAGACACCCTGAAGGACCCCGAGCGCCTGCGCCGGTTCCGCTCCTTCGTCAACGCCCCTGACCAGAAGGACGACTCCATCACCTTCGTCCCGGACGAGCGCGGCCAGATGCGCCCGGCAACGGCAGAGGAGAAGGCGCTAGCCGTTCAGCAGCCAGTGCTGATCGGGGCCTCCATTCCTATGCGGCCCTCCACACCGGAACTGCTTGACGAGAACGAGGTATAGGCATGCAGCTCAGCATTGATCTCACCGGCCGCGACGTCCTGGTCACCGGCTCCGATTTCGCCGCCCGCCAGGCCGTCCGCCGCTACGAGTCAGCCGGCGCCGTCGTCTCCCGCCTCAGCACCCCGCAGGGTGCCGGGCACGACGGCCCGCTGCCCGAGCGCCCGTTCCTGGTCGCGGCCGTCGACGACGGCCAGGCCGGCTGGGAACCGCTGCTGGACCGCTGCCGCGCCGCCGGCATTCCGGTGGCTGCCGAACCGGCCGCCGGCCGGGCCGGCCACGTCACGCTGGTTGGCGGCGGCCCGGGCACCGGCGAGCTGCTGACCGTGGCGGCCGTCAAGGCCCTGCGTGATGCCGACGTCGTGTTCTACGACCGGCTGGCCCCGTACCAGGAGCTGGCGTCCCTCACCTCCGCCGAACTGGTCGACGTCGGAAAGCGCCCGGGACACCACAAGGTGAGCCAGGGCGACATCGAGAAGCTCATGGTCGCCTCGGCCCTGGAAGGCAACAACGTGGTCCGGCTCAAGGGTGGCGACCCGTACGTCTTCGGCCGCGGCGGCGAGGAAGTGGCGTCCTGCGTCGCCGCCGGCGTCCCCGTCCGCGTCATTTCCGGTGTCACCAGCGCCATCTCCGTGCCGGCCGCCGCCGGGATCCCCGTGACGCACCGTGAAGTCAGCCACATGTTCACGGTTGTGTCCGGCCACGCGCCGCTCAGCGAGAAGGAACTCACGCACCTGGCCGGTCTGGGCGGAACGATCGTGGTGCTGATGGGCATCGGCACGCTGCACCACCTCGCCGCAGGCCTGCGCCGTGCCGGGATGCGCACCGACATGCCCATGGCTGTGGTGGAGCGCGGCTACCGGCCGGGCCAGAAGACCACCATCGCGGAACTCGGAAACATCACCACTGCCGCCGCCGGCTGCAGCAACCCCGCCGTCCTGGTGATCGGCGAGGTGGTGCGGGTGGCTGAGGCCAACCGCGGGCATGCCGAGGCCGCGGCGGACCTCGACCGCCTGGCGGCCTCGCTGCTGGGTTCGTGATAGGCATGAACGCAATGAATGCACTCGCCCCCACAGAAACAGCCCCCACCGAAACAACATCCACCGAAACCGCGCCGGAGGCGGCTGCCGAGGCCCCTCTGGAGGGTTTCCGGATCGGCGTGACCTCCCACCGCCGTTCGCGGGACCTCATCGAGGCCCTGGAACGCCGCGGCGCCGAGGTCCTGCACGCCCCGGCCTTGAAGATCGCCCCGGTGAACGAGGACATCAGCCTCATCGAGGACACCAAGGCGATCATCGCGGCCAAGCCCGACCTCTGCATCGCCACCACGGCCTACGGCATGCGCCGCTGGTGCGAGGCAGCGGATGCGTCGGGCATCGGCGAGGAGCTGCTGGAAACCCTGGGCGCCTGCCGGATGTTCGTCCGCGGACCCAAGGCCCGCGGCGCCGTGCGCGCGGCCGGCCTGGCCGACGTCGGAATCAGCAGTGACGAGACCACCGCAACGCTGGTGGACATGCTGCTGGCCGAGGGCGTGCGCGGCAAGACCGTGGCTGTGCAGCTGCACGGCTACACGGACGTCCGCCAGCTGGAGCGGCTGCGCATGTCCGGCGCCACGGTCCTGACCGTGACCCCGTACCGCTGGGTGAAGCCCGACGGCGCCGACCGCCTCCCCCGCCTCATCGAGGCTGCGTGCAGCGGCAACCTGGACGTCCTGACGTTCACGAGTGCCCCTGCCGTGGATGCGATGTGGAGCACGGCCCACGAGATGGGGCTGTACAAGCAGCTCGTGGAGAGCCTCAAGACCACTGTGACGACCGCCGTCGTTGGTCCCGTGACCGCGCAGCCGCTGCTGGACGCGGGTATCACCCCCCTGGTGCCGGAGCGGTTCCGGATGGGCGCACTGATCAGGCTGGTGTGCGAGCACCTCGCGCTGAACCATGTGCGCCGCCTGGACACGCGGTCCGGGAACGTGGAACTGCGCGGCCGTTCGCTGCGGATCGACGGCGAGGCGGTGGAGATCGCCCCGGCGCCGCTGCTGCTGTTGCGCGCGCTCCTGGGCGCCGGCGGCGCAGTCCTGTCCCGGGAGTCCCTCTCCGAACTCCTGGAACTGCGCGGCTCGGTGCACGCGCTGGACATGACGGTCAGCCGGCTGCGGTCCTCCCTGCCGGACGGCAAGCTCGTGGAAACCGTGGTGAAGCGCGGCTACCGCATCCGCGTCTAACCCTTCTACTGCAACGCGGGGTCACTTAGCGCCCAATTTCCGTGGTGGATTGGGCGCTAAGTGACCCCGCGTCGGTTTGTGCTTGGGGATGATTGTTACCGGGTGGTAAATAGCAGCGAACAGCCCGGGACAATTCCGCAATGGCCGGGAAACACCCGCGAAAAATGCTCCCCCTAGGCTGGGTCCCATCAGCACAACAGGGCCCCAGGTCGGCCCGCCTGGTGCAGCACTCGAAAGGGCCCGCACATGTCCGCTCCAGCACAGTTTCCGTCCACTGCCACCTCATCGAAAATCCTCATCGCCGGGGCAGGCCCGGCCGCCCAGGCCCTCGTGGCCCGGCTCGCCGCAGCCCAGTTCTCCGGCACAGTCACCGTGCTGAGCAGCCGCGACGACGCCTCCGACGACCTGCTGGAGCTAGCGGCCCTGCCGTTCGTGTCCGTACGCTTCGGCCAGCCCGCCAGCCACATCGACGCCGCGGCCAAGGTGGTCACCACAGCCGACGGCATGGAATTCAGTTACGACGAGCTGGTCATCGCCACTGGCTCGGCCCCGGTGGACTCGCCGGTGGACGGCTCCGGCCGCTGCCTCAGCTACTCCACCATCGACGACGCCGCGAAGATCGGCAACGCCGTCAAGGAAGTCACCCGGGTCCTGGGCCGCAGGCCGCTGGGCATCCTGGTGGGCACCGGTCCCGCCGCCGGACAGGCCGAAGCCGTGCTCCGTGCCCGCGGCGTCCGTCCCGTCCGCACCACTGCCCGGCCAGCCGCCGTCGTGCCAACGCTTGCCGGCTCAGTGCTGCCGGCCGCCGGCATCGTGTTCGAGGACGGCAGCCGCATGAACGGAGATCTCGTAGTCCTCGCCGAGGACCGCATGCCCCGGGACGGTCTGGCAGCCGCCGCCGGGGTGAAGACGGCGGCGTCGGGCGGGATCGTCGTCGGCCGGGACTTCCGCTCCTCCGTGCCGGGCATCTGGGCCATCGGGGATGCGGCAGCGTTCGACGGCGTACGGCTGGGTTTGCTGGTGGCGTCCGGGTCCGCTGCCGGCGCCTGCGCGGCGGAGCTCATGGCTGCGGCTTCCGTGGGGCAACTGGCCACCGCTGCGTAGCTTTCCCGCTGTGGCAGGATGGTTCGAAAGGACGCCGCGATACCCGGGGCGCCGTCGGCCAAAGGCCCGTGGAAAGGACAGCATGAGCAATGAAGCCAGCCCCGGAACGGGCAC contains these protein-coding regions:
- the nirD gene encoding nitrite reductase small subunit NirD, which gives rise to MTATLELEDLATGYAAGWHRVCAVEDLELAWGEAALVAGRQVALFRTAPGEVFAVAQEDPATGAFVMARGILGSRGTRPTIASPLHKEVYDLETGECFGNADLRLAAYATRIVDGFIEVEL
- the nirB gene encoding nitrite reductase large subunit NirB, yielding MTEQTSTSSTPRRIVVAGGGPAAHRFADAMHARGLDGWHVTVLTEEAHLPYDRVALSKALTDMDYDLTLGEAAMWDHANVELKTGERVVKINAGAKTVETAAGNTYEYDELVVATGSNAARLPIPGAELTHVYRTLEDVWAINKAIAELTEKLGRKVNAVTIGGGLLGLESAAGTEQLGANPIVIDGSQWLMATQLDEGAGQAMGRLIKAKGFEVHGGVFPSEVLSDGEGQVTGVLMADGRIIEADMVIVAIGVRPRDELFRAAEGEEQLFSLGQRGGVVINDYCATEVPGIWAIGEVANFGGMCLGLVAPANTMAEIVADRLHGGDATFPGFDTATKLKLSGVDVASFGDAFAKTEHALEIVYADPARGVYQKIVTTDDAKTLLGGIFVGDASPYMSLRPLLGRELPAEPGAFLSAAGGGDAPETELPDDATLCSCNNVTAGSIRDAINGCGACEGNAPVQELGELKGCTRAGTQCGSCVPMLKKLLETELTKSGVEVSKALCEHIELSRQELFDAIRVLELTSFEEIMAKYGTGAGCDICKPTIANILASQNSNYVLDAGRGTLQDTNDRALANMQKDGTYSVVPRIAGGEITPKKLGVIAAVAEKYNLYTKITGGQRIDMFGARLEQLPEIWKELVDAGFESGQAYGKSLRTVKSCVGSTWCRFGVQDSVAMAIQLELRYRGLRSPHKLKMGVSGCARECAEARGKDVGVIATADGWNLYVGGNGGATPAHAQLLAKDLDDETLIKYIDRYFMYYIRTADRLQRTARWQEELDGGIKHVEDVVVKDTLGIAEELEAAMAKHVDTYVDEWADTLKDPERLRRFRSFVNAPDQKDDSITFVPDERGQMRPATAEEKALAVQQPVLIGASIPMRPSTPELLDENEV
- the cobA gene encoding uroporphyrinogen-III C-methyltransferase, whose product is MQLSIDLTGRDVLVTGSDFAARQAVRRYESAGAVVSRLSTPQGAGHDGPLPERPFLVAAVDDGQAGWEPLLDRCRAAGIPVAAEPAAGRAGHVTLVGGGPGTGELLTVAAVKALRDADVVFYDRLAPYQELASLTSAELVDVGKRPGHHKVSQGDIEKLMVASALEGNNVVRLKGGDPYVFGRGGEEVASCVAAGVPVRVISGVTSAISVPAAAGIPVTHREVSHMFTVVSGHAPLSEKELTHLAGLGGTIVVLMGIGTLHHLAAGLRRAGMRTDMPMAVVERGYRPGQKTTIAELGNITTAAAGCSNPAVLVIGEVVRVAEANRGHAEAAADLDRLAASLLGS
- a CDS encoding uroporphyrinogen-III synthase yields the protein MNALAPTETAPTETTSTETAPEAAAEAPLEGFRIGVTSHRRSRDLIEALERRGAEVLHAPALKIAPVNEDISLIEDTKAIIAAKPDLCIATTAYGMRRWCEAADASGIGEELLETLGACRMFVRGPKARGAVRAAGLADVGISSDETTATLVDMLLAEGVRGKTVAVQLHGYTDVRQLERLRMSGATVLTVTPYRWVKPDGADRLPRLIEAACSGNLDVLTFTSAPAVDAMWSTAHEMGLYKQLVESLKTTVTTAVVGPVTAQPLLDAGITPLVPERFRMGALIRLVCEHLALNHVRRLDTRSGNVELRGRSLRIDGEAVEIAPAPLLLLRALLGAGGAVLSRESLSELLELRGSVHALDMTVSRLRSSLPDGKLVETVVKRGYRIRV
- a CDS encoding FAD-dependent oxidoreductase, encoding MSAPAQFPSTATSSKILIAGAGPAAQALVARLAAAQFSGTVTVLSSRDDASDDLLELAALPFVSVRFGQPASHIDAAAKVVTTADGMEFSYDELVIATGSAPVDSPVDGSGRCLSYSTIDDAAKIGNAVKEVTRVLGRRPLGILVGTGPAAGQAEAVLRARGVRPVRTTARPAAVVPTLAGSVLPAAGIVFEDGSRMNGDLVVLAEDRMPRDGLAAAAGVKTAASGGIVVGRDFRSSVPGIWAIGDAAAFDGVRLGLLVASGSAAGACAAELMAAASVGQLATAA